The Maridesulfovibrio sp. genomic sequence ACTTCTTCCGGAAATTTTTCCTGCCCGGTGTGGATGACCTCAAGGGCTTCCCTGTCCCGCTTCAGATCCATCAACAGGTGGGCGCGGAACTGCAGGCTGCGGTCATAATGTTCACTTTGCGGGGTAATTTTCTGGAGATACCCCAAGGCCTTCCGGGGATCATCTTCCCCTTCGTAAGCTATAGATGCCTTAAAGAAATAATATGAATCCGGAATGGTCTTCTGCTGAGCGAAAAGGTCCAGCAGTATTGAGGCCTGTCCGTAGAACTTGCCGCTGATGAAAAGCTGGGCCGCTTCCAGCAGAAAGGCCTTTGATTGCCGGCCCTCAATAGCCAGTTTCAGGGCCCGTTCCGGGTTGTTGAGCTTGAGGCAGAGTTCCATGAGCCTCAGCCGGATGTGATTGGAGACATCCGGGAATTCGAGCATCCTGGTGTAGATCTTTTCCGCAGAGTCGTAATCTTTTTCTATTTCATACATGTAGGCGAGTTCGCCCCATGCCTCAAGAAAATCAGGCTTATCTTTTACAGCCCTGTTCAGGCTTTTGATGGCCTGCCGGGTCAATCCCAACCCTGCACTGGCTTTGGCGTGCAGGTAATGGATCTGCGCGGTGCGTATATCAAGGGGGATTACCTTGAGGATATCCAGTGCCTGGGCAAATTTCTTCTGCTCAAGGTAGATGCGGGCCAGATGCCCTGTCGCTACGATGTCGTCAGGATTTTTGTGCAGATATTCTTTAAGCACGCCCTCGGCGGCATCATTACGGTTTTCTACCAGATATGTGTTGGCAAGACTTATGTTCAGGTCCCGGTTGTTCGGATACTTCTCAAGTGCTTCCTTGAGGGTTGCCCGTGCTTCGTCAACCTGTTGCGTAGTCCAGTAGAGGGCAAATTTATCGAGATAAAATTTTTCCTGCGGCTCGGCTGCGATTATCCGGTTCAGCACAGTCAGGGCGTCTTTTTGCAGACGGGCGACTTCATTTATTTTCTGGGGAGTTCTAACCCCGCTCAGAACCTGTCCCAGTCTGGAGCGGTAATCCATGTAAACCAGATAATCGTAGGTCAGCTGTGCTTCCTGACTGAGCGGCAACTGTATGGGGGGTGCTGTTTTTTTGCCTGCACAGCCCTGCAGTATCAGCAGGGCAAGCAGGGTCGTTACAGTAAAAACTTTGAACGTGCAGCGTGAGGAGCCGGTAAGTTGTGTCATACAAGCCTTTCGGGTTCTTCCTGCGGGAGGTATTTGGGATCTTTTGAAAATTCAACCAGCTTTTCGTAGATTGCCGAACCGATATTGATGCCCTGAGCGATCATTTCCGGGCCGTACTCTTTACCGGTATTGGTCCTGAAGGTGGATTCGATGGATTTGATAACTTCAAGACCTTTGGGGAATTTTTCGATAATTTCCTCAACGGTCCAGTCTTCGTAATCGCAAATCTCCCAGAGGGTGGTGGAAAAGTTGTCCGGTCCCCAGCGGAATTTGTCCGCATCGTAAAGTGCACCGCTGAGCAGTTTCAGCTCCGGATCATTTTCAATGGGCTGTTCCGGTTTGAATGCTTCGTGCCGGGCGATGGATTCGGCGATAAGTTCTTTGCTTCGTTCGGAAAGCGGGTAGTTGCTCAGAATTACCTTGGAGGTTTCTGAGCCGCGCAGGGCATGGTTTTCGTCCAGACGGCAGCAATCGTGAAGAAGACCGCAGAACTGGGCCAGCAGAACCAGCTCGCGGACCCGGTCGCCGTCCATATCTTCGCCTTCCTTGAGGATGATTGCCCCGGCCTCTATGGCTACCTTTTTAGAATGGTAGATGCCGTGGGCATATTCGTCGTAAAGAAAAGGAAGAACATCTTCCTGCAACCTGATAATCAACGGGTGGTCGAAAAACATGTCCCGTGCAAATTCTATCTGTGTTTCAAGGTCCCGGTAAAAGATCGGGACTGGCAGGGCCGAGGCCATTGCCTTTGCTTCTCTTTTTAGGTCGGTAAGCAGCTTATTCATTTTCAGGTATCCAGTCCTGTGAAAAGTCTTTAACTGATTCAGCCAGATGTTCCCTCAATTTTTTCAGCAGTCTTGCTTCAATCTGGCGAACTCTTTCCCTTGTTACCCCGAACTCTTCACCGATTTCTCTGAGTGTTCTGGGAGAATCGGACAAAAGGCGGTCGTTCAGGATTACCTGTTCCTTATCATTGAGATTTGGAACAATTGCCCTGAGCTGGTCAAGAAGTAATGTGGAAATCTCCTTGTTGGCAAGGGTTTCTTCAACTCCGGGGCCGAGATCAGGCAGAAAATCCATGCGTGTGGCCTCGGAATCTTCACCGAACTTAAGGTTCAGGGAAAGATCGTTTTTGGCCAGACGCTGGTCCATTTCCGTAATTTCCTCTTCGCTGACGTTCAGATTTTTCGAAAGCTCAGAAGTCGTCGGATCAAAGCCAAGGGCTTGTAATCTCTGCCTTTCTTTGTTGAGGTTGTAAAAAAGTTTGCGCTGGGTCTGGGTGGTTCCTATTTTGACCATGCGCCAGTTGTCCATGATGTATTTCAGGATGTAGGCTTTGATCCAGAAGGCAGCATAGTAAGAAAATTTGATGCCTTTGTCGGGATCAAATTTATTCACGGCCTTCATCAGACCCACGTTGCCCTCCTGAATGAGATCGAGCACATTCTGCATCCAGCGGCGCTGGAAATCCATAGCGATCTTGACCACCAGCCTCAAATGCGAGGATACAAGCCTGAATGCAGCCTGCTGGTCCCCGTTTTCCTGAACCCGTTTGGCAAGCTGAAATTCTTCGTCCGGTTCCAGCAGCGGAAAGCGGCTGATTTCCTGCAGATATAAATGAAGGGGATCCTTGGTTGCGACTTCTCCTTTTGCCCTTGGTGTAGGCAGGAAGTCATCCTTAGGGGGAAGTTTTACCTCTTCATTTTCAACAGGTTCAAGTTCTAACGTCTCTTTTTTTGATGACATTGGCCAGTTTATATTATCCTGTTCGACTGAATTTATTTGAATAATTTATTGTAAACAAAAGGTCTAACCTGTAACTTACAAGGGTATAGTTTTTATTTGTCCTTTTCAATGTTTTTAAGTAGAAGCGTTTTCTACGCCAGACAGCTGATAAAGCACCATCTGCAGCCCATCATGCCGGACATCTTGTCCGCTGCTATTCCACAGGATAAGATTTCATCAAAAAGTAAAATTAATGATCAGCCTTTTGGTTGAATTAAAAATTAAATAAAAAGTGGAGCGTTAGACATGCCTGATTTTCGCAAAGCCCTCAGTGACGGGAAAATATATTTTTTCGACGGTGGATACGGAACCTTTTTGCAAAGCAGAGGGCTGCCTGCTGGTATGTCTCCGGAACTTTTCGGTTTGCAGAGTCCCGATGTAATTAAATCCGTTCATAAAGATTACGTGGATGCCGGGGCCAATGTGCTGACCACCAACACCTTCGGCGGCAGCAGGCCCAAGCTGGGTGCAGACGTAGACGTCACCGGCCTGAACCGTGAGATGGCTCTTCTGGCCCGCTCAGTTGCCGGGGACAATGTTTTTGTTGCCGGTAGTGTAGGCCCCACAGGACATTTTGTACAGCCTCTCGGTGAAATGACCTTCAAGGAAATGGTCGAAATTTACAAAGAGCAGATCAGCGGCCTTGTGGAAGGCGGAGTTGATCTGATTCTAGGCGAAACTCACTTTGACCTCGCCGAAGCAAGGGCTGTGGTCATTGCAGCCCGTGAGGTCTGTTCTTTGCCCGTGGCTTTGTCCATGACTTTTGAATCCCCGAACGCCTGCCTGACCGGAACCAGTCCGGCCACATTTATTGATACCATGCAGAATATGGGCGTTGAACTGATGGGTACCAACTGTTCAGCCGGGCCGGAACAGATTCTGGAAGTGCTGAAAAATATGCAGCCCCGACTTTCCTCTCCCCTGCTGGTGGAGGCCAATGCAGGACTTCCCGAACTGGATGAGAACCGCAACACCGTCTTCCGTCTGCAGCCCGAACTTTTTGCCGAGCAGTCGGTAAAATTTGTAGATGTAGGTGCAAAATTTATTGGTGGTTGCTGCGGAACCGGACCGGACCATATCCGCGCCCTGCGACAGGCCGTGGGCGATGCTTCGTGGAAACGTCCTGTACCGCAGGATGATTGCCAGATGGTGCTGACTTCCCGCGCACAGACCGTAAAGATCGGTTTTGAGCAGCGCGGCGTGATCATCGGCGAGCGCATCAACCCCACCGGAAAAAAGGTACTTATTGAAGAATTGCAGAAAGGGCAGTTTACTCAGGCCATGAAGTTTGCTGAAGAGCAGTTGTCAGTAGGCGCGCCTGTTCTGGATGTGAACGTGGGGGCTCCCATGGTTGATGAGGTTGAAATTCTGCCCGCGCTGGTCAAGGAAATTTTCTCCCAGCACTCAGCACCGCTGTCCATTGATTCCACCAATGCGGATGCTGTTGAAGCAGCCCTCTGGGAATACCCCGGTTCTCCGCTGGTTAATTCCATCAGTGGCGAACCCGGACGCATGGAACGTCTGGGACCTTTGTGCAGGAAATTCGGTGCGCCTTTTATCCTGTTGCCTATTGTCGGCAGCAAGCTGCCCATCACCTGCGCTGAAAAGGTGGAGGTTGTCTCCGAACTGCTTAAGCAGGCTGATGATCTTGGCATTCCGCGCAGACTTATTATGGTTGACGCGCTGGCGCTAACCGTTTCCTCCAAGCCCATGGCCGCACGCCATTGCCTTGATTTTATCAAGCATTGCCGCGAGGAATGGAACCTGCCCACCGTGCTGGGGCTCTCCAATATTTCTTTCGGTCTCCCGGCCCGCGAACTGCTTAACTCCAGCTTCCTGACCCTTTGTCAGGGACAGGGCATGTGTGCGTTTATTTCCAACCCCAACTCGGTGCGTCTGCGTGAAGCGCTTTATGCCAACGAAGTCATGCTTGCCCGTGATCCTCAAGCCGAGCAGTACATTGAGCGTTACGCTGATTGGACTCCCTCCGGTGACGGCGGTCAATTCGGGGCTGCAGGAGGCGCTAAGAAAGCCGATAAGTCCGGGGCTGAAAATCTTTTTGATGCAGTAGTCAAGGGTGACCGGGGATCAATTGTAGCCCTTGTTGAACGTGACCTTGAAGGCGGACGTGAGCCTTTTGAGCTGGTTAATCAGGAACTCATCCCGGCGATTATGGAAGTTGGTGAGAAGTACGAACGCAAAGAATATTTCCTGCCCCAGCTTCTGCAGTCCGCTGAAACTCTGCAGAAAGGGTTTGAAAAACTCAAGCCCCTGCTCGAAGCTTCCGGTGATGCCGAGGAAAAAGTAACCATAGTCATGGCGACTGTGGAAGGCGATATTCATGACATCGGCAAAAACATTGTCTGCCTGATGCTCAAGAACCACGGATACAATGTCGTTGACCTCGGGAAAGACGTTCCCGCAACAACCATTGTTGATGCTGCTGAAGAGCATGGAGCAAAAATCGTCGGTCTTTCCGCACTGATGACCACCACCATGGTCAAGATGGAAGAGACCATCAACTTGATTAAAGAACGCAATCTGAACATCAAGGTCATGATCGGCGGTGCAGTTATCACCGGGGGATTCTGCGAATCCATCGGTGCGGACGGTTGGTCCACGGATGCCGTTGCTGCGGTAAAAGTCGCCAAAAACCTGCTGCAATAAGGATGAATGCGGGTTTTTGAGTTATTTTATGGAATCTGCTAATGCGTGTTTATTGCGCATTTGAAGATAAGCCCCCTGTTGGAGGGAAAATGAAAGTATATATGAAAACGAGTATCCTGCTAGTGCTGCTGCTTGTTCTTTCGGTCGGCTGCAAGAAGGCTGAGACCGCTGAAGGTGTTGATACCATCAATGCTCAAGGGATTCAGGATATTATCGCCAAAAATAAAGGGAAAGTCATACTGGTCAATTTCTGGGCAACATGGTGTCCTCCCTGTCGGGCGGAAATTCCGGAGTTGATCGAACTGCGTAAGAATTTCTCTGATGATGAGCTGGTGATGATCGGTGTTTCCGTTGATGAAAGCAGCGATCTGGTGAATGATTTCATGCATAGTGACATTGAATTCAACTATCCTGTCTATTTTGCTGCCGACGATGTGGGGGGCGCTTTCAGGATACAGTCCATCCCTAGAACCATGCTTTACGATACAGCTGGGAAGCGGGTCTTCGATAAAGAGGGCAGCTATCCCGGAGCTATGTTTGAAAGATATATAAAGAAGATGTTAAAGGATCGGTAAGCGCGGATGGTGAAAATTAGAAAAGCGTTGATGGCTGATGCAAAGATAATCCATGCCATCATTAAAGATCGGACAAAGGACGCCATGGTTTTGCCGCGCCCTTTAAATTCCATTTACAGTCATCTGCGCGATTTTTTTGTTGCCGAGAGCGATGACGGAGACATTATCGGCTGCTGTGCACTTGCCATAAGCTGGGATTGTCTGGCAGAAGTCCGGTCTTTGGTTGTTGTGCCTGAAGCTCGCGGTTCCAATCTGGGAGCACAGATGGTGGAAGCCTGCATTCAGGAAGCGCGTGAACTTGGTGTTTGCGACGTGTTTGTTTTGACAAATATTGAGAAGTTCTTTGCAAAACTTGGTTTTGTGGAAACAGATAAGCATGTGTTGCCCCAGAAGATCTGGGCTGACTGCATCAACTGTCCCCAGTTCCCGGATTGTGATGAAATTCCAATGACTATAAAACTGAAATAAAAGGAAAACTATCATGGGCCATAGCCTTAAAGAAGTTTTTTCTAGAGAAATAATTGCTGATAGGATCAAAGTTTTAGGCAAGGAAATTTCCGAAACCTACGGTCAGGAACCGTTGGTCTGCGTATGTGTATTGAAGGGGGCCTACCTTTTCTTTGCTGATATTACCCGCGCGCTCTCATCTGACCCTGAAATTGATTTCGTCCGTCTTTCCAGCTACGGAGCCGGAACCAGCCGCACAGGAAACATGAATTTTTCTAAAGATTTGGAAGTTTCTATTGCCGATAAGCACGTGCTGATCATCGAAGATATTGTCGATACCGGCCATTCGGTGGAGTTTCTTAAGCATGTTTTTGAAAAACGTAACCCGCTGAGCGTGAAAACCTGTGCTCTGATTGATAAAAGGGAACGTCGTGAAATTGATCTGGAAGTTGAATTTCCCGGTTTTATTCTCGATCATGGTTTTCTTGTGGGATACGGAATGGACTATGCTGAAAAATACAGGTATTTAAGTGCAGTGTATGAACTGGAAAGAGCCTGATTTTAAGGCGTTTTGTTCATAGAATTGTTATAAAAGTTAGTCGGTTAAACCAATTTAATGGCAGGTAGATCGGTCCATGATAATTACGTGTTCAAACTGCGGAACCAAGTTCAATTTACCGGAAAGTAAGATTCCGGCAGGCGGGGCAAAGGTTAAATGCTCCAAATGCGGGA encodes the following:
- a CDS encoding tetratricopeptide repeat protein, whose protein sequence is MTQLTGSSRCTFKVFTVTTLLALLILQGCAGKKTAPPIQLPLSQEAQLTYDYLVYMDYRSRLGQVLSGVRTPQKINEVARLQKDALTVLNRIIAAEPQEKFYLDKFALYWTTQQVDEARATLKEALEKYPNNRDLNISLANTYLVENRNDAAEGVLKEYLHKNPDDIVATGHLARIYLEQKKFAQALDILKVIPLDIRTAQIHYLHAKASAGLGLTRQAIKSLNRAVKDKPDFLEAWGELAYMYEIEKDYDSAEKIYTRMLEFPDVSNHIRLRLMELCLKLNNPERALKLAIEGRQSKAFLLEAAQLFISGKFYGQASILLDLFAQQKTIPDSYYFFKASIAYEGEDDPRKALGYLQKITPQSEHYDRSLQFRAHLLMDLKRDREALEVIHTGQEKFPEEVNFYLLESGLHAQEGDTVSAKNALLRGNSNVPNHPQILFQLGAMEEQEGNLDQTLKYMEQIISRFPDHADALNFVGYILADRNEQLDRAMVLISRANRLEPDNGYILDSLAWVNYRLGNFEEAWKLIRRAVSLRSKQPELWDHYGDIAAAMGKKKSAAKAYRKALKLKPKNAEEISSKLKKL
- a CDS encoding HD domain-containing protein, which translates into the protein MNKLLTDLKREAKAMASALPVPIFYRDLETQIEFARDMFFDHPLIIRLQEDVLPFLYDEYAHGIYHSKKVAIEAGAIILKEGEDMDGDRVRELVLLAQFCGLLHDCCRLDENHALRGSETSKVILSNYPLSERSKELIAESIARHEAFKPEQPIENDPELKLLSGALYDADKFRWGPDNFSTTLWEICDYEDWTVEEIIEKFPKGLEVIKSIESTFRTNTGKEYGPEMIAQGINIGSAIYEKLVEFSKDPKYLPQEEPERLV
- a CDS encoding RNA polymerase factor sigma-32 — protein: MSSKKETLELEPVENEEVKLPPKDDFLPTPRAKGEVATKDPLHLYLQEISRFPLLEPDEEFQLAKRVQENGDQQAAFRLVSSHLRLVVKIAMDFQRRWMQNVLDLIQEGNVGLMKAVNKFDPDKGIKFSYYAAFWIKAYILKYIMDNWRMVKIGTTQTQRKLFYNLNKERQRLQALGFDPTTSELSKNLNVSEEEITEMDQRLAKNDLSLNLKFGEDSEATRMDFLPDLGPGVEETLANKEISTLLLDQLRAIVPNLNDKEQVILNDRLLSDSPRTLREIGEEFGVTRERVRQIEARLLKKLREHLAESVKDFSQDWIPENE
- a CDS encoding homocysteine S-methyltransferase family protein; its protein translation is MPDFRKALSDGKIYFFDGGYGTFLQSRGLPAGMSPELFGLQSPDVIKSVHKDYVDAGANVLTTNTFGGSRPKLGADVDVTGLNREMALLARSVAGDNVFVAGSVGPTGHFVQPLGEMTFKEMVEIYKEQISGLVEGGVDLILGETHFDLAEARAVVIAAREVCSLPVALSMTFESPNACLTGTSPATFIDTMQNMGVELMGTNCSAGPEQILEVLKNMQPRLSSPLLVEANAGLPELDENRNTVFRLQPELFAEQSVKFVDVGAKFIGGCCGTGPDHIRALRQAVGDASWKRPVPQDDCQMVLTSRAQTVKIGFEQRGVIIGERINPTGKKVLIEELQKGQFTQAMKFAEEQLSVGAPVLDVNVGAPMVDEVEILPALVKEIFSQHSAPLSIDSTNADAVEAALWEYPGSPLVNSISGEPGRMERLGPLCRKFGAPFILLPIVGSKLPITCAEKVEVVSELLKQADDLGIPRRLIMVDALALTVSSKPMAARHCLDFIKHCREEWNLPTVLGLSNISFGLPARELLNSSFLTLCQGQGMCAFISNPNSVRLREALYANEVMLARDPQAEQYIERYADWTPSGDGGQFGAAGGAKKADKSGAENLFDAVVKGDRGSIVALVERDLEGGREPFELVNQELIPAIMEVGEKYERKEYFLPQLLQSAETLQKGFEKLKPLLEASGDAEEKVTIVMATVEGDIHDIGKNIVCLMLKNHGYNVVDLGKDVPATTIVDAAEEHGAKIVGLSALMTTTMVKMEETINLIKERNLNIKVMIGGAVITGGFCESIGADGWSTDAVAAVKVAKNLLQ
- a CDS encoding TlpA disulfide reductase family protein — encoded protein: MKVYMKTSILLVLLLVLSVGCKKAETAEGVDTINAQGIQDIIAKNKGKVILVNFWATWCPPCRAEIPELIELRKNFSDDELVMIGVSVDESSDLVNDFMHSDIEFNYPVYFAADDVGGAFRIQSIPRTMLYDTAGKRVFDKEGSYPGAMFERYIKKMLKDR
- a CDS encoding N-acetyltransferase, yielding MVKIRKALMADAKIIHAIIKDRTKDAMVLPRPLNSIYSHLRDFFVAESDDGDIIGCCALAISWDCLAEVRSLVVVPEARGSNLGAQMVEACIQEARELGVCDVFVLTNIEKFFAKLGFVETDKHVLPQKIWADCINCPQFPDCDEIPMTIKLK
- the hpt gene encoding hypoxanthine phosphoribosyltransferase, whose amino-acid sequence is MGHSLKEVFSREIIADRIKVLGKEISETYGQEPLVCVCVLKGAYLFFADITRALSSDPEIDFVRLSSYGAGTSRTGNMNFSKDLEVSIADKHVLIIEDIVDTGHSVEFLKHVFEKRNPLSVKTCALIDKRERREIDLEVEFPGFILDHGFLVGYGMDYAEKYRYLSAVYELERA